From the genome of Arthrobacter sp. SLBN-122:
AAGGTGAAGGTCCTCACCGACTTCGAAGGCTGCTAGCACCCGGCCGCAAAGGGGGAACCATGAAGCCGTACCCCTCCCGTGACTGGAGCCGCCTGATCGGGGTTCCCGTGGAGATCCGGAAAGACTTCCAGGTTGTCCGGACCGGCGTGGTGGACGACGCCATGCGGGATCCGGCGGTCCTGTGGCTCGCGGCCGACTCCGAAGCCGGAAGGGCATTGTTTACCGCCGCCGAAGGCTACGAGGCATGGATCCGTCCGCAGGAGCTGGGCGGGAAACTGTGCTTCAAAATGGCTGCCGCCCGGCGCCGGGGTACTCCTAGACTTGGGTGATGATCACAGTCACCGGAAGTGTGGAAACCAACCTGTCCGCGGAGAAGGCCTTTGCCTTCATGAGTGAGTTTGAGAACACCAGCAAGTGGGACCCCAACACCCCCGTCATGGACAAGCTCACCCCGGGCCCGGTGGCCGTGGGGCACAAGTACCATGCGGAGTCCGAGTTCCGTGGAAAGCGCCAGACCCTGGTTTACGAGGTCATCGAGCTGACGGACAACCACATCAAGCTGCGCGGCGAGAACAAGACCGTGACGGCCTTCGATTCGATCGACGTCAGCCCCAACGGGACCGGATCGGTGGTGAAGTACACGGCCGAGTTCAGCATCAACGGGCCGGCCAAGATCATCCAGCCGCTGCTGAAGCCTGCCTTCATGTCGCTCCGGGATCCGGCACTGAACGGGATCCGCGACACGCTTAACTCGCTGGCAGCAGCCTGACGGCTTCGAAGAACTCCCGGACCTCCTGCCGGGGGTCGGCTTCCAGCCGGGACTCGCCGTCGAGCATCATGGTGGTGCGCTGCGGTCCGTACTCCGGCCACGCGAGGTGTTCGGTGCCAGGGGTTCCCGTACCTGCGAACGCCGCCCACGCCCGGCTCATGGCATCGCTGAGCGGCTGGGGCGCCTTGCCCCGGGTGAGGAAGGCCGCTTCCGGCGTGTCCAGGTGCCGGAAGACGAAGGGGATGTCCAGGGCGTGGCAGGCCCCCAGCTTCCCGCCCATCGCCGGGCTGCGCCACGTGAACAAGTACGCGAAGTTCTTTCCGCCGGCAGCCTCCCGGCGGGCGGCCAGCAGGCGGTTGCTGGGCTGGCGGTAGAGGGAATCGGCGATGGCCGCTTCCAGGAGTTCCTTGCCTGCCGGTGCCGTGCCCAGCAGCCGGGTGAGTGCCTCCGCATAGCCATGGGCAGCCTCAGGCGGGACCCCTGCGCCGGACAGCACCGCGGCGGCGCGCGCAGGATAGTCCGGGTCAGCTGCGGAGGCCGGGCGCATTTCGACGGCGAATGAGCCCTCGTTCAGGTTGGTGCCGATCAGCAGGTCCACGCCGCGGTTGGTCCCGTTGTGGACGGCGTCCAGCGGTGGCACCGGCAGCGACGGCGTGCCCACCGTGGGCTGGAACGGCAGCGGAACCGCGAACGACTCCACAGCGGCACGCCTCTCCAGGGCGGCCTGGGCTTTCAGCAGCCGCTCCACCGGGAGGGTCAGCAGTTCCTTTGCCGAGGAGCCGTCCAAGCCGCACAGTTCAAGGAATGCGGCCGTGATCCGCGCAGACTCCTCCGGCCGGCGGTAGCGTTCGGCCGTACCGCTTTGCATGATGGCCCGGCGGAAGAGCCCTTCCGACGCCGGCATGCCCAGCAGGGTGCCGATGGCTGCGGCGCCGGCGGACTCGCCGAAGATGGTCACGTTGTGGGGGTCGCCGCCGAAGGCGCCGATGTTGCGGCGGACCCAGCGCAGGGCCGCCAGCTGGTCCAGCAGGGCAAGGTTGGACGAGTCCCCGTAATCCGGCCCCAACAGGTCCGCCAGGTGCAGGAAACCCAGCGCGCCCAGGCGGTAGTTGACGGACACCAGCACCACGCCCGCCGCAGCGGCGAGCCGGGCGCCGTCGTACATTGCATCACTGTTGGCGCCCATCAGGTACGCGCCGCCATGGATCCATACCATCACCGGCCTGGCCGGCCCATCCGTCCCGGGCGTCCAGACGTTCAGGTTGAGGCAGCCCTCTTCGCTCCAGGAGCGCGGCATGGAGCCGGGGGGTGCATGGGATTCGGGGTTCTGGGGCGCGGCCTGGCCGGGGACGGTGCAATCGAGCACGCCGGTCCAGGGCACCACCGGTACCGGCGGCCGGAAGCGGTTGGCTCCCGACGGCGGTGCCGCGTAGGGGATGCCAAGGAACCGTTGGACCGTGGTCCCGGCAGTCTCGACGGAATTGCCGCGGACGGATCCGCCCGGGGTGGAGAGGCGCGTCATGGTTGACAGGTTACGACACGGTCGCAGGTAGGCTGGCATCACCGTTCGGCAGTGGGCGGCCACGGTGGTGTGGCTTTTAACTAATGCCCGGGAGGTAAGACGCGTGCTCAACGCCGGCGTCCCTGAAAACGAGGACTTCGCAGACGTTGCCCTGCATATCCAGGAGTCATTCCTGCAGAACCCCGAGGTTGAGGCTTTCCTCAAGGACCTCGCGGCCTACGCGGCGGCCAGGATTGGCGGGCAGGGGCACATATGCTCGTGTGAGATCGTGGTGCTGCGGCCCAAGAAACCCGCGGCGAGTGCCGGCAGCAACTGCAGTTCACGGCTCCTCTCGCAGCTGGAATCCAGGTTTGGCGATGGTCCTGGCACCACGGCCATGCGGACGGCAAAGACAGTGCTGGTTCCCGACCTCCGGCGGGAAGAGCGCTGGCCGGAGTACGTCCAGGCCGTCAAGCAACAGGGTTTCCGCTCGGTGCTGAGCATCCCCGCATCGCTGGAGGGGGATTCGCAGGGCGTGCTCACGTTCCACTGCTCGGAGCCCCTCTCCTTTGGCAGCCAGGGTATCGGTGCCGCGGAAGCGTTCGTCCGGCAGGCCTCGAAAGGCCTGACGCTTGCCCTGCGGATGCTGAAGCTGGAAGAGACCAAGGACGGCATGAGCGCCGCCATGCAGACGCGCACGGTGATCGACCTGGCAACCGGAGCCATCATGGCGCAGAACCGGTGCAGCCAAGCGGTGGCGTTCAAGCTGCTCCGGGACGCGTCCAGCACCCGGAACATGAAACTCCGGGACGTTGCGGCGGCCGTTGTGGCATCAGTAGCCGGAGCATCGGACACCTTCACCTACTTCGACGAGTAAGGATCTTTCCGCTCCGGGTCCTTTTGCTTCGGGTCATGCCGTTCCGGCTGAGGTGTGGAAAGGGCAGAAGTGCTGAGGGGAGCCCGCAGCGGCAGGCCTTCAGCCGCACAATGTTCATTGACAGCCAGCGAGAGCGCGTCACGTTCTTTGGCTGAAAGGTGGGCCTGGCCCGAGCAATAGTCCCGGATGACGTGTTC
Proteins encoded in this window:
- a CDS encoding SRPBCC family protein; this encodes MITVTGSVETNLSAEKAFAFMSEFENTSKWDPNTPVMDKLTPGPVAVGHKYHAESEFRGKRQTLVYEVIELTDNHIKLRGENKTVTAFDSIDVSPNGTGSVVKYTAEFSINGPAKIIQPLLKPAFMSLRDPALNGIRDTLNSLAAA
- a CDS encoding carboxylesterase/lipase family protein produces the protein MTRLSTPGGSVRGNSVETAGTTVQRFLGIPYAAPPSGANRFRPPVPVVPWTGVLDCTVPGQAAPQNPESHAPPGSMPRSWSEEGCLNLNVWTPGTDGPARPVMVWIHGGAYLMGANSDAMYDGARLAAAAGVVLVSVNYRLGALGFLHLADLLGPDYGDSSNLALLDQLAALRWVRRNIGAFGGDPHNVTIFGESAGAAAIGTLLGMPASEGLFRRAIMQSGTAERYRRPEESARITAAFLELCGLDGSSAKELLTLPVERLLKAQAALERRAAVESFAVPLPFQPTVGTPSLPVPPLDAVHNGTNRGVDLLIGTNLNEGSFAVEMRPASAADPDYPARAAAVLSGAGVPPEAAHGYAEALTRLLGTAPAGKELLEAAIADSLYRQPSNRLLAARREAAGGKNFAYLFTWRSPAMGGKLGACHALDIPFVFRHLDTPEAAFLTRGKAPQPLSDAMSRAWAAFAGTGTPGTEHLAWPEYGPQRTTMMLDGESRLEADPRQEVREFFEAVRLLPAS
- a CDS encoding GAF and ANTAR domain-containing protein, which translates into the protein MLNAGVPENEDFADVALHIQESFLQNPEVEAFLKDLAAYAAARIGGQGHICSCEIVVLRPKKPAASAGSNCSSRLLSQLESRFGDGPGTTAMRTAKTVLVPDLRREERWPEYVQAVKQQGFRSVLSIPASLEGDSQGVLTFHCSEPLSFGSQGIGAAEAFVRQASKGLTLALRMLKLEETKDGMSAAMQTRTVIDLATGAIMAQNRCSQAVAFKLLRDASSTRNMKLRDVAAAVVASVAGASDTFTYFDE